One genomic window of Desulfitobacterium chlororespirans DSM 11544 includes the following:
- a CDS encoding protein-glutamate methylesterase/protein-glutamine glutaminase: MNQPKSPITVLIVDDSPFMRLTLQKILSQDPEIKVLDTARDGKEGIEKLQALRPQVVTMDIEMPQIDGLQALGEIMRWQPTPIIILSALTTEGAQASVKALEAGAFDVVAKPSGGPGADIQALARDLIDKVKAAAQVNLGRLGKKGAVSRISPASGSRPPWTAGAASENTNRAGTGIYQNPPQGVSSLGSTSSTLGSAKGRSLDSGEALPKYPVEIVAIGTSTGGPSALQAVLTQLPGNLPVPVLVAQHMPPGFTAPLAQRLNGMSPLTIREGVHGEALKAGTIYFAPAGKQMQVQSRGSQLILHIGDESPITTLYHPSVDVMFMSLAKEVGKGTLGVVMTGMGNDGLRGMREIKERGGYAIAEAEETCVVYGMPRAIVDAGLANRVAPLGEIARHIVECVQRR; encoded by the coding sequence ATGAATCAGCCTAAATCCCCAATCACCGTTTTGATTGTGGATGATTCACCTTTTATGCGGTTAACTTTGCAAAAAATATTAAGTCAGGATCCGGAGATTAAGGTACTGGATACGGCCCGGGATGGCAAGGAAGGCATAGAAAAGCTTCAAGCCCTCCGCCCCCAAGTGGTGACCATGGATATTGAGATGCCCCAGATTGACGGGCTCCAAGCCCTGGGTGAAATCATGCGCTGGCAGCCTACTCCCATCATTATCCTTAGTGCTTTGACCACAGAAGGAGCACAGGCTAGTGTTAAAGCCTTGGAGGCAGGAGCTTTCGATGTGGTTGCCAAACCTTCCGGGGGACCGGGGGCGGATATTCAGGCTTTAGCCCGGGATTTAATCGATAAAGTGAAAGCAGCTGCACAGGTGAATCTAGGACGATTGGGCAAAAAGGGGGCCGTAAGCCGAATTTCGCCTGCTTCAGGAAGCCGGCCCCCCTGGACTGCCGGGGCTGCCAGTGAAAATACTAATCGTGCCGGTACAGGTATATATCAGAATCCGCCGCAAGGGGTATCCTCTCTGGGCAGTACGAGCTCAACCTTAGGAAGTGCGAAAGGACGTTCTTTGGATAGTGGAGAAGCCTTGCCCAAGTATCCTGTCGAGATTGTAGCGATTGGTACTTCTACCGGGGGACCGTCGGCTTTGCAAGCGGTCTTAACCCAGCTGCCGGGAAATCTCCCTGTGCCGGTATTGGTGGCGCAGCATATGCCGCCGGGGTTTACGGCCCCCTTGGCTCAGCGCCTTAATGGGATGTCCCCCCTCACTATCCGGGAAGGAGTTCATGGCGAGGCTCTGAAAGCAGGCACCATTTATTTTGCGCCTGCCGGTAAACAAATGCAGGTGCAGAGCCGTGGCTCCCAGCTCATTCTGCATATTGGCGATGAATCCCCGATTACCACCCTCTATCATCCGTCGGTGGATGTCATGTTCATGTCCCTGGCGAAGGAAGTCGGTAAAGGCACGTTAGGTGTGGTGATGACCGGAATGGGCAATGACGGACTTAGGGGAATGCGGGAGATCAAGGAACGGGGAGGCTATGCTATCGCAGAGGCTGAAGAGACCTGTGTGGTTTATGGTATGCCCCGGGCCATTGTGGATGCGGGGTTAGCCAATCGGGTGGCTCCTCTGGGAGAGATCGCCCGGCATATCGTTGAATGTGTGCAAAGGAGATAG
- the flgC gene encoding flagellar basal body rod protein FlgC has product MGIFGSMDISASGLTAQRLRLDVISNNIANINTTRTGQLTEAGNQIPYQRQVVVFKARGTESSFAETLNQALQGRSVSTTALLQGQTTSGATGNGVEVQAIAEDTLPFRLEYNPDSPDAAQTTEDGIPAGYVRMPNVNIVTEMVDMISASRAYEANVTALNASKAMMSKALEIGKG; this is encoded by the coding sequence ATGGGTATATTTGGGTCAATGGATATCAGTGCGTCGGGATTAACTGCTCAGCGGCTGCGGCTGGACGTTATATCCAATAATATTGCCAATATCAATACGACACGAACGGGACAGCTGACCGAAGCGGGCAATCAAATCCCCTATCAGCGTCAGGTGGTCGTGTTTAAAGCCAGAGGTACAGAGTCCAGCTTCGCCGAGACCTTGAATCAGGCCCTGCAAGGCAGGTCGGTGAGCACCACGGCCTTGCTTCAGGGACAAACCACTTCAGGTGCCACCGGCAACGGTGTGGAAGTCCAGGCAATTGCCGAAGATACTCTGCCCTTTCGCTTAGAATATAATCCGGATTCCCCGGATGCGGCACAAACGACCGAGGATGGGATTCCTGCCGGTTATGTACGGATGCCCAATGTGAATATCGTGACCGAAATGGTGGATATGATTTCGGCTTCCCGGGCTTATGAAGCCAATGTGACCGCCTTGAACGCTTCCAAAGCCATGATGAGTAAAGCACTTGAGATTGGGAAGGGGTGA
- the fliE gene encoding flagellar hook-basal body complex protein FliE — MAFNPIAPVHPLMLQQNLNPIQENNPVEGSGPQTPAGAAKVGADFGQFLQEALQKVDNLQKEADVASLGLATGQIQDLHTAVIAMEKAGLSLSLTVDVRNRALDAYHEIMRMQI, encoded by the coding sequence ATGGCTTTTAATCCGATTGCACCTGTCCATCCTTTAATGCTTCAACAAAACCTGAATCCTATTCAGGAAAATAACCCTGTTGAAGGGAGCGGACCGCAAACTCCTGCCGGAGCGGCCAAAGTAGGCGCTGATTTCGGGCAGTTTTTACAGGAAGCCCTGCAAAAAGTAGACAACCTTCAAAAGGAAGCCGATGTAGCCAGTCTCGGCTTAGCCACCGGGCAGATTCAGGATCTTCATACCGCAGTAATTGCCATGGAAAAGGCCGGACTTTCTTTATCCTTAACTGTGGACGTCCGCAATCGAGCCTTGGATGCCTACCATGAAATCATGAGGATGCAAATATAA
- the fliF gene encoding flagellar basal-body MS-ring/collar protein FliF yields MNFSWAEIKQSILGFWGKLSRPQKIITVAAPLAVAIALISLLYWASNPSYVAIFTELTDIQAGEITSELDELKVKYKLGSNGSAILVPEKEAAGVRLKLANSGLPKGSEFSWSESLNKTRVGETESDRRLRYNLGLQTELEATLKTLSNVKDARVHLNIPEETLFIEQQEATTAAVTLTLKEGSSITEDQIRGIANLLAASVKGLKLEDVTILDSNGNTLSDVLNEDNQPGKMTATQIQLKQLTEENTRKSVQSMLDKAFGAGKTIVRTNATLNFDQVTTDTVTHGPGSVLSESHTTENTTNTSPGGTAPGVDTNVPGYLAPDGTWITSSSEKTSDTLNHQVDTTQEQRIKSPGDIARLSVSVLLDADSISADQIDEQIEKIEAIVASAAGIDRDRGDVIQVAALPFDKTGALEQEQALAEAARKERLRTYIEWGVGALLALVFLFVLFRMRSKRKQDAESLELGQALQPVPLAATEELLLAQQEAEREAELKLAQQKQKSAEEIQRQKIKESVDIYVQNNPDEVARLVKTWLAEEK; encoded by the coding sequence TTGAATTTTTCGTGGGCTGAAATTAAACAATCAATTCTTGGATTTTGGGGCAAACTCTCCCGCCCACAGAAGATCATTACCGTTGCCGCTCCTCTGGCTGTAGCAATTGCGCTGATCTCATTGCTTTACTGGGCAAGCAACCCCAGTTATGTAGCCATTTTTACGGAATTGACGGACATTCAAGCCGGAGAGATTACTTCGGAATTAGATGAATTAAAAGTTAAATATAAATTGGGAAGTAATGGTTCGGCTATTTTAGTTCCTGAGAAAGAGGCAGCGGGAGTTCGCTTGAAACTGGCCAACTCAGGTCTGCCTAAAGGGAGCGAATTCAGCTGGAGTGAGAGCCTAAATAAGACGCGCGTTGGGGAGACGGAATCTGACCGGCGGCTGCGTTACAACCTCGGTTTACAAACTGAGCTGGAGGCCACCCTGAAGACCTTAAGCAATGTCAAAGACGCCCGGGTCCATTTGAACATACCTGAAGAGACCTTGTTTATCGAGCAGCAGGAAGCCACAACGGCTGCAGTAACTCTGACTCTTAAAGAAGGCAGCTCCATTACGGAAGATCAGATCCGGGGGATCGCCAATTTATTGGCCGCCTCGGTAAAAGGACTGAAACTTGAAGATGTGACTATCCTGGACTCCAATGGCAATACTCTTTCCGATGTTCTGAACGAAGACAATCAGCCGGGAAAAATGACCGCTACCCAAATTCAGCTTAAGCAGCTCACCGAAGAAAATACCCGTAAATCTGTGCAAAGCATGCTGGACAAAGCATTTGGAGCAGGGAAAACTATCGTCAGGACGAATGCCACCTTGAATTTTGATCAAGTGACGACTGACACCGTAACCCATGGTCCCGGCTCAGTGCTCAGTGAATCCCATACCACAGAAAATACGACCAACACCTCACCTGGGGGAACCGCTCCGGGAGTCGACACCAATGTGCCGGGCTATTTGGCGCCGGACGGGACCTGGATTACTTCATCCTCTGAAAAAACTTCGGACACGCTCAATCATCAAGTGGATACGACCCAGGAACAACGGATTAAGAGCCCAGGCGATATTGCCCGACTCTCAGTTTCCGTGCTCCTGGATGCCGACAGCATCAGTGCCGATCAGATAGACGAACAGATAGAAAAGATCGAAGCCATCGTCGCTTCCGCTGCCGGAATTGATCGCGACCGCGGGGATGTGATTCAAGTTGCTGCTTTGCCTTTTGATAAGACAGGCGCTCTGGAACAAGAGCAGGCCTTGGCTGAAGCGGCTCGCAAGGAACGGCTGCGCACCTATATCGAATGGGGTGTGGGAGCACTTTTAGCCTTAGTATTCTTATTCGTTCTTTTCCGTATGCGCTCCAAACGCAAGCAAGATGCAGAGTCCCTGGAGCTTGGTCAAGCACTTCAGCCTGTTCCCCTGGCAGCGACGGAAGAGCTTCTGCTTGCTCAGCAGGAAGCTGAAAGGGAAGCTGAGCTTAAACTTGCCCAACAAAAGCAGAAATCTGCTGAAGAAATCCAGCGCCAGAAGATCAAGGAATCTGTGGATATCTATGTGCAGAACAATCCTGATGAAGTGGCACGTCTTGTTAAAACTTGGTTAGCGGAGGAAAAGTAA
- the fliG gene encoding flagellar motor switch protein FliG has translation MSQQLTGIQKTAILMIALGPDKSAKVVQHLAENEIEQLTLEMANVRKISAEQRDKVVDEFYQMCVANDYIAQGGIDYAREVLERALGEQRAFEIITRLSSSLKMRPFDLVRRTDPKQLLSFIQGEHPQTIALIMTHLPPDKAAILLSSLPQERQADVTKRIALMGRTSPEVLKEIEKILERKISSLAPTDYTTSGGIQSVVDILNRSDPGTLKVVMDSLEVDDPELAEQVKRQMFVFEDIVMLDDRGIQLVLREVDMKDLALALKGSNPEVGQKIMANMSSRASQNLREDMEFMGPVRLRDVEEAQQRIVKVIRRLEETGAIVISRGGSDEIIY, from the coding sequence ATGAGCCAGCAGCTTACTGGGATTCAGAAAACAGCCATCCTGATGATTGCCTTAGGGCCGGATAAATCAGCCAAGGTGGTACAGCATTTAGCAGAGAATGAAATTGAACAGTTGACGCTGGAGATGGCCAATGTGCGTAAGATTTCAGCGGAACAGCGTGATAAGGTCGTCGATGAGTTTTACCAGATGTGTGTGGCCAATGATTATATCGCCCAGGGCGGTATAGATTATGCCCGGGAGGTTTTGGAGAGAGCCCTGGGTGAACAGCGGGCCTTTGAGATCATTACCCGCCTTTCTTCTTCCTTGAAGATGCGCCCCTTTGATCTGGTGCGGCGCACAGACCCTAAGCAGTTATTATCTTTTATTCAAGGAGAACATCCCCAAACCATCGCCTTGATCATGACCCATTTGCCACCGGATAAAGCGGCCATTCTCTTATCCAGCTTACCCCAGGAAAGACAGGCCGATGTGACCAAACGGATTGCTTTAATGGGCAGAACAAGTCCTGAAGTTCTTAAAGAGATCGAGAAGATACTTGAGCGTAAGATATCCAGTCTCGCTCCTACGGATTATACAACATCTGGTGGAATTCAAAGTGTCGTGGATATTCTGAACCGCAGCGACCCGGGCACCTTAAAGGTGGTCATGGATTCTCTGGAAGTGGATGACCCTGAACTGGCCGAGCAGGTTAAACGTCAGATGTTTGTCTTTGAAGACATCGTTATGCTTGATGACCGGGGAATTCAGCTGGTGCTGCGTGAAGTGGATATGAAAGATCTGGCCCTGGCCCTTAAGGGCTCTAATCCGGAAGTGGGGCAAAAGATTATGGCCAATATGTCATCACGGGCATCCCAAAACCTGCGGGAGGATATGGAATTTATGGGCCCGGTCCGTTTGAGGGATGTGGAGGAAGCGCAGCAGCGTATCGTCAAAGTAATTCGCCGCCTGGAAGAAACAGGTGCAATCGTCATTTCAAGAGGTGGCAGTGATGAGATTATATACTAG
- a CDS encoding FliH/SctL family protein encodes MRLYTRTRVVKSNAVEVSVPCIVECRTEEFQLLGKHLSVVHERSGSLSQEDEFPRLEGEEKWEPLTVTADEAEDEKAKEIMAEAEAIRTQAQTELEKAREEAAEILEKARVQGEEAALRLREEVSHQAYEEGYARGLAQGLQEGTAQGEREAERMKAEARDILSLAQRAAHEEWSKVDETLLRLALKVAERILRVRILEHPEHLLQRIRALSLLPEEREGWKLHVSTADYRWLSQCSDEINIPLLEDQTLTSGDCFLECTEGIFDARVEVQLERCEQLLREELRHDRLE; translated from the coding sequence ATGAGATTATATACTAGGACGAGAGTGGTTAAAAGCAATGCAGTAGAGGTCAGCGTGCCCTGTATTGTGGAATGTCGGACGGAAGAATTTCAACTCTTGGGCAAGCATCTTTCTGTAGTCCATGAGCGGAGTGGAAGCCTGTCTCAAGAAGATGAATTTCCCCGGCTTGAGGGTGAGGAAAAGTGGGAGCCTTTAACTGTCACAGCCGATGAAGCAGAGGATGAGAAAGCAAAGGAAATCATGGCCGAGGCCGAAGCCATCCGTACTCAGGCGCAGACAGAGCTTGAAAAGGCTCGGGAAGAAGCTGCGGAGATTTTGGAAAAAGCACGGGTGCAGGGGGAAGAAGCCGCCCTTAGGCTTCGCGAAGAGGTCTCTCACCAGGCTTATGAGGAAGGGTATGCCCGAGGCTTGGCCCAAGGGCTTCAGGAAGGCACAGCTCAGGGAGAACGGGAAGCTGAACGTATGAAAGCAGAAGCCCGGGATATCCTGTCCTTAGCCCAAAGGGCTGCCCATGAGGAATGGAGTAAAGTGGACGAGACATTGCTCCGATTGGCTTTGAAGGTTGCTGAGAGAATTCTTCGTGTCCGTATATTGGAACATCCTGAGCACTTGCTGCAACGTATTCGCGCTTTGTCCCTGCTCCCTGAAGAGCGGGAAGGCTGGAAACTTCATGTATCCACTGCGGATTATCGATGGCTTTCTCAATGTTCGGATGAGATTAATATCCCCTTGTTGGAAGATCAAACCTTAACCTCTGGAGATTGTTTCCTCGAATGCACCGAAGGTATTTTTGATGCTCGCGTAGAGGTACAGCTGGAACGCTGTGAACAACTCCTGAGAGAGGAGCTAAGGCATGACCGATTGGAATAA
- the fliI gene encoding flagellar protein export ATPase FliI, with the protein MTDWNNMLHKMSDLNLIVSHGRVAKIVGLMIESDGPRVSVGEYCRIHTQQGKEIPAEVVGFRNSTTLLMPLAELEGIAPGDRVVPQQHKLEVGVGQALLGRILDGLGRPLDGRPMVTQRDYPLQNAPPSAFLRPRIRDPLSVGVRTVDGILTIGRGQRIGIFAGSGVGKSTLLGMMARNTTAGVNVIALVGERGRELRDFIEKDLGEEGLERSVLVVATSDQPALVRLKAAFTATAIAEYFRDQGQDVLLMMDSVTRFAMAQREVGLTAGEPPATRGYPPSVFAMLPKLLERSGMSEIGSITGIYTVLVDGDDHNEPIADTVRGILDGHIVLTRELAMQNHYPAIDTLQSVSRVMNDIIAPEHKELAGKLREHLAVYHDAKDLIDIGAYVTGSNPRIDAAIRHIEGINGFLRQDVEEKVSFDQMLQQLQQALR; encoded by the coding sequence ATGACCGATTGGAATAATATGCTTCATAAAATGAGTGATTTGAATTTGATCGTTTCCCATGGCCGGGTGGCCAAAATCGTCGGACTGATGATTGAGTCCGATGGCCCGCGGGTCAGCGTAGGGGAATATTGCCGGATCCATACCCAGCAAGGGAAAGAGATTCCGGCTGAGGTGGTGGGCTTTCGCAACTCCACTACCTTACTGATGCCTTTAGCGGAATTGGAAGGAATCGCTCCGGGGGATCGGGTGGTCCCTCAGCAGCATAAACTGGAGGTCGGAGTCGGTCAGGCCCTTCTGGGCAGAATTCTCGACGGGCTGGGCAGACCTTTGGATGGACGCCCTATGGTTACCCAGAGGGATTACCCATTGCAAAATGCTCCCCCCAGTGCTTTTCTAAGGCCAAGGATCAGGGACCCCCTCAGTGTGGGAGTGCGCACAGTGGATGGGATACTGACCATTGGCAGAGGACAGAGAATTGGCATCTTCGCCGGTTCCGGAGTGGGCAAGAGCACCTTGCTGGGCATGATGGCCAGAAATACCACAGCCGGTGTGAATGTGATCGCTTTAGTGGGGGAACGGGGAAGAGAACTGCGGGACTTCATCGAGAAAGATCTGGGCGAAGAAGGCTTAGAGCGCTCCGTACTGGTGGTGGCGACCTCCGACCAACCCGCCTTGGTTCGCCTTAAGGCTGCTTTCACAGCCACGGCCATTGCCGAATACTTCCGGGACCAGGGACAGGATGTGCTCTTAATGATGGATTCCGTGACCCGTTTTGCTATGGCTCAACGGGAAGTGGGCTTGACCGCTGGGGAACCCCCGGCAACCCGCGGCTATCCGCCTTCAGTATTTGCAATGCTGCCCAAGCTTCTTGAACGCTCCGGGATGAGCGAGATTGGAAGCATTACGGGTATTTACACTGTCCTTGTGGATGGAGACGACCATAATGAACCCATCGCTGACACAGTCCGGGGTATCCTGGACGGACATATCGTCTTGACCCGGGAACTGGCCATGCAGAACCACTACCCCGCCATTGACACCCTTCAATCCGTGAGCCGGGTTATGAATGACATCATTGCTCCGGAACACAAGGAGCTGGCCGGAAAACTCCGGGAACATCTGGCAGTCTACCATGATGCCAAAGACTTAATCGACATCGGAGCCTATGTGACAGGCAGCAATCCCCGCATCGATGCCGCCATCCGGCATATCGAAGGAATCAATGGCTTCCTTCGTCAGGATGTGGAAGAGAAAGTTTCCTTCGACCAAATGCTTCAGCAGCTTCAGCAGGCCCTTAGGTAA
- a CDS encoding flagellar FliJ family protein, whose product MAKFRFRLEAALRLAERSLEEQQRLLAQEIQKHLSLQKVCQDQENVWQFALQGQEEACRTSPQDLGLWQSFTQKQIELLRYIAEEVSQQEKVVTQQRQRLLEAHQDTEKLKKLKEKQRAVFNLKEQRREQAVLDEAGQIMFGRRSSL is encoded by the coding sequence TTGGCCAAATTCAGATTCCGCCTCGAGGCAGCTTTAAGGCTGGCCGAACGCAGCCTTGAAGAGCAGCAGCGGCTTCTTGCTCAGGAAATCCAAAAGCATTTGTCTCTCCAAAAGGTCTGCCAGGATCAGGAAAATGTTTGGCAATTTGCTCTGCAGGGTCAAGAGGAGGCCTGCCGAACCTCACCCCAGGATCTGGGTCTATGGCAAAGTTTTACCCAAAAGCAGATCGAGCTTCTACGTTATATAGCGGAGGAAGTATCCCAACAGGAAAAAGTGGTTACACAGCAGCGGCAAAGGCTTCTTGAAGCCCACCAGGATACTGAGAAGCTGAAAAAGTTGAAGGAGAAACAAAGGGCGGTATTCAACCTTAAAGAACAGCGGCGTGAACAAGCTGTCCTGGATGAAGCAGGCCAAATAATGTTTGGACGGAGGAGTAGCTTATGA
- a CDS encoding flagellar FlbD family protein, which produces MIEVTRINGKKLVLNSDLIESMEATPDTVITLTGGNKYVVTETTEELIRRVTEYKRHCHPLFREEGEMSE; this is translated from the coding sequence ATGATCGAAGTCACCCGCATCAATGGTAAAAAGCTGGTTCTTAATTCGGACCTGATCGAAAGCATGGAAGCAACCCCGGATACGGTCATCACCTTAACGGGAGGAAATAAATACGTTGTCACAGAAACGACGGAAGAGCTCATTCGCAGAGTGACGGAATATAAAAGGCATTGTCATCCGTTATTTCGAGAAGAAGGGGAGATGTCAGAGTAA
- a CDS encoding flagellar basal body-associated FliL family protein: MDRKLIIAIFLAGFLGSTIGVVGTLGAQKLFFSDSPTGQAAVIKKEEGPVISVGEFTVNLQGGAFLKTSIALEGMNEKSEAVLTAKDAFIKDRINTVLSSKTLKDMQPEVREDLKHELITQLNEVTSNQIQGIFFLSFVYQ, encoded by the coding sequence ATGGACCGTAAGTTAATTATTGCAATTTTTCTTGCCGGATTTTTAGGATCGACGATTGGTGTCGTCGGCACCTTGGGTGCCCAAAAGCTGTTCTTCTCAGATAGCCCTACAGGACAGGCCGCCGTGATCAAGAAGGAAGAGGGTCCCGTTATATCCGTTGGAGAATTTACTGTCAATCTTCAGGGCGGAGCTTTTCTTAAGACCTCAATAGCTCTTGAAGGAATGAACGAAAAATCAGAAGCTGTGCTTACAGCTAAGGATGCCTTTATTAAGGATCGGATTAATACCGTTCTTTCCAGCAAGACCTTAAAGGATATGCAACCCGAGGTCCGTGAAGATCTGAAACACGAACTGATTACCCAACTTAATGAAGTCACAAGCAATCAGATTCAGGGGATTTTCTTCTTATCCTTTGTTTATCAGTAA
- the fliM gene encoding flagellar motor switch protein FliM yields the protein MGEVLSQDEIDALLNALSDGQVDAEEIKTTKVQKKVRVYDFRRPNKFSKDQIHSLQNIYENYCRSLTTYLSGHLHSVIETKVSSIEQITYDEFIRSLPNPTILSLYTLNPLEGTLLMEMSPALAFAIIDRLLGGQGQGSEKNRDLTEIERTIISHRAQQMINLIGEAWSEVIPNEPEYIVLETNPQFTQIVAPNEMIILVTLEVQVGEMVGMVNMCLPYLVLEPVLDKLSTLFLFSTQAKVTSKEQVNAIRRKIEWAKVDMTTLLGHSEILVRDLLELAPGDVIPLMQNVKEALPVYVGNFRKFKGIPGLHGEHLAVQITEIVEEGRDQDG from the coding sequence ATGGGAGAGGTATTGTCACAAGACGAAATTGATGCCCTACTAAACGCGCTTTCTGATGGTCAAGTCGATGCTGAGGAAATTAAAACCACGAAAGTACAGAAGAAAGTCCGAGTTTACGATTTTAGACGACCGAACAAATTTTCCAAAGATCAGATTCACTCCCTCCAGAATATTTATGAGAATTATTGCCGGTCCTTGACCACCTACTTGTCGGGGCATCTTCATTCGGTTATTGAGACTAAAGTGAGTTCCATTGAGCAGATAACCTATGATGAGTTCATCCGCTCTTTGCCCAATCCGACGATCCTCAGTTTATATACTTTGAATCCCCTGGAGGGAACACTGCTGATGGAGATGAGTCCGGCCTTGGCCTTCGCGATCATTGACCGATTGCTGGGGGGGCAGGGACAAGGCTCGGAGAAGAATCGGGATCTGACGGAGATTGAGCGGACGATTATTTCCCATCGGGCGCAGCAGATGATTAATCTGATTGGCGAGGCCTGGTCTGAGGTTATTCCCAATGAGCCGGAGTACATAGTTCTGGAAACCAACCCTCAGTTTACCCAAATTGTTGCCCCCAACGAAATGATCATCCTCGTCACTTTAGAGGTTCAGGTGGGAGAAATGGTGGGAATGGTCAATATGTGTCTGCCTTATCTGGTACTGGAACCTGTCTTAGACAAACTCAGTACCTTGTTCCTCTTTTCTACTCAGGCCAAAGTGACCTCCAAGGAACAAGTTAACGCCATTCGTAGGAAGATCGAATGGGCAAAAGTGGATATGACCACCTTGCTGGGACATTCGGAGATTTTAGTTCGTGACCTTTTGGAATTGGCACCAGGGGATGTGATCCCGCTGATGCAAAACGTTAAAGAAGCGCTCCCTGTTTATGTTGGGAATTTTAGAAAGTTTAAAGGAATTCCTGGTCTGCATGGGGAACATCTCGCTGTTCAAATAACAGAAATCGTTGAGGAAGGAAGGGATCAGGATGGGTAA
- the fliY gene encoding flagellar motor switch phosphatase FliY has translation MGNGMLSQEEIDALLGGNQQTDPPAQKEPAVEFSDMERDAIGEIANISMGTAATTLSQLLGKKVEITTPKVDMASAEQIRKDYPIPSVIVDVRYKAGIEGSNLLILSQRDGAVIVDLMMGGTGENPPTELSELSISGISEAMNQMMGSAATSMSTMFNSVVDITPPQLVLNDMSPQDDDIITNVLQSHEELVRISFRMVVEDVIDSILVQVIPIQVAKGMVGKLLGSMGGSGSKPEPKPAPTPTPAPSLQMEQPQAPVSGYGQPAAPAPGHFMPQAQPEYPPQQQQGYGGPAYGHNQGGYYTPGYGVPPTPVQPAQFVPLKPGDPLHGQENLELILDVPLQVSVELGKAKKTIKEILELGPGSVIELDRLAGEPVDMIVNGKLIAKCEVVVINETFGIRITDIVQPSERMTKAIGLQ, from the coding sequence ATGGGTAACGGGATGCTTTCCCAGGAAGAAATCGATGCCCTGCTGGGAGGGAATCAGCAAACGGATCCCCCAGCGCAAAAGGAACCGGCGGTAGAGTTCAGTGATATGGAAAGGGATGCTATAGGAGAAATTGCCAATATCTCCATGGGAACAGCAGCCACAACCTTATCCCAGCTCTTAGGAAAGAAAGTTGAAATTACCACCCCTAAAGTAGATATGGCCAGTGCAGAACAAATTCGCAAGGATTACCCCATTCCCTCGGTGATCGTCGATGTCCGGTATAAAGCGGGAATTGAAGGGTCTAATCTTCTCATCCTTTCCCAACGGGATGGAGCGGTTATCGTGGATCTCATGATGGGGGGAACAGGGGAAAATCCCCCGACAGAACTCTCAGAGCTTAGCATCAGCGGCATCTCGGAAGCCATGAACCAGATGATGGGTTCGGCGGCTACCTCCATGTCCACCATGTTTAATTCTGTCGTGGATATTACGCCACCCCAGCTCGTCTTGAATGATATGTCTCCTCAAGATGACGACATTATTACTAATGTGCTTCAATCCCACGAAGAACTCGTGCGGATTTCTTTCCGGATGGTGGTGGAGGATGTCATTGACAGCATTTTAGTTCAAGTGATTCCCATTCAGGTAGCAAAAGGGATGGTTGGCAAGCTTCTGGGTTCGATGGGAGGAAGCGGTTCGAAACCGGAGCCCAAACCCGCCCCTACCCCTACTCCGGCTCCTTCCCTCCAGATGGAACAACCTCAGGCACCCGTCAGCGGCTATGGGCAGCCCGCGGCACCGGCCCCCGGTCACTTCATGCCTCAGGCTCAGCCGGAATATCCTCCTCAGCAGCAGCAAGGATATGGCGGGCCTGCTTATGGACATAATCAAGGCGGTTATTATACTCCGGGCTATGGGGTTCCCCCGACACCGGTACAACCGGCCCAATTTGTTCCTTTAAAGCCTGGTGATCCCCTTCATGGGCAGGAGAACCTCGAACTTATCCTGGATGTTCCTTTACAGGTCAGCGTGGAGTTAGGCAAAGCCAAGAAAACCATTAAAGAAATCCTTGAGTTGGGACCCGGCTCAGTCATTGAGCTGGATCGCCTGGCTGGAGAACCGGTGGATATGATTGTTAACGGTAAACTTATCGCCAAATGTGAAGTCGTTGTCATCAATGAAACCTTTGGGATACGCATTACCGATATTGTGCAGCCCAGCGAACGCATGACAAAGGCCATAGGGCTTCAATAA